The following proteins come from a genomic window of Sesamum indicum cultivar Zhongzhi No. 13 linkage group LG10, S_indicum_v1.0, whole genome shotgun sequence:
- the LOC105172565 gene encoding uncharacterized protein LOC105172565 isoform X2 produces the protein MGKVGNRRLPVVQQQASRTFLCRRCSVAVYSLISFKCAVVLTLSIAAFLSALFWVLPVRYRQAGFDAKDSIKLRATVQAYFRLQKPVSKLVPYIARLEYDLNGEIGVPSAKVAIMSMHQEGKSNWTDVVLGFLPDPINSTINLVSLSLLKSSLIDLFLQQYNLTLNSSLFGDPSSFEIFRVAGGITIIPEGAALILQAPQVLFNFTLSSSIYEIKENLLELKRQLKFGLHLMPNEVVYIQLTNKHGSTIDCPVTVQASVVSDLAILSLERLRQLARVITGHAENLGLDHSVFGKVKEISLSSLLNHSLHAPTPTPSLSPSWCSSPEQIYDTGPSAEPSSSPTYSPNLDHSIAPCPNYCASAPSDASQPLLPTPQNLPSYSLPPTGDSPKSSVPHGSPDRGPSDPLIPSPSSCSDQMPPSVSPLGGSTHRAPPSLSPLPGFTYDYQGLEKASRKDLVLLEHVASSSASFWSSGPWRIQWFNSIGIPMFLLLIWIS, from the exons ATGGGAAAAGTCGGTAATCGGCGATTGCCAGTGGTGCAGCAGCAGGCTTCTAGAACCTTCCTCTGCCGGAGATGTTCGGTGGCTGTTTACAGTCTCATCAGCTTCAAGTGTGCCGTCGTTTTGACGCTAAGTATCGCCGCTTTTCTTTCTGCTTTGTTTTGGGTTCTTCCTGTTCGGTATAGGCAAGCTGGATTTGATGCTAAGGACTCCATCAAGCTTAGGG CAACTGTTCAAGCATACTTCAGGCTTCAGAAACCAGTTTCAAAGCTTGTACCATACATTGCAAGATTAGAATATGACCTCAATGGAGAGATAGGTGTTCCTTCTGCGAAG GTTGCTATCATGTCGATGCATCAAGAAGGCAAATCCAACTGGACTGATGTGGTGTTAGGCTTCCTTCCTGATCCAATTAATAGTACAATAAATCTAGTTTCCTTAAGTCTGCTGAAGTCATCCTTGATAGATCTTTTTCTTCAACAATACAATTTGACATTGAATTCCTCCCTTTTTGGAGACCCCTCTTCATTTGAGATTTTCAGAGTTGCTGGTGGGATCACCATAATACCTGAGGGAGCTGCGTTGATCTTGCAGGCACCTCAGGTTCTCTTCAATTTCACTCTCAGCAGctcaatttatgaaataaaggAAAATCTTCTGGAGCTGAAAAGGCAGCTAAAATTCGGATTGCATCTAATGCCGAATGAG GTGGTGTACATACAGTTAACAAACAAGCATGGGTCGACAATTGATTGCCCAGTTACAGTTCAAGCTTCAGTTGTATCTGATCTAGCAATCCTATCACTGGAGAGATTGAGACAACTAGCTCGAGTAATTACTGGCCACGCAGAAAATCTTGGCCTTGACCATTCTGTATTTGGAAAAGTTAAGGAAATTAGCTTGTCTTCACTTCTAAATCATTCACTTCATGCACCAACTCCAACTCCTTCTCTGTCTCCATCCTGGTGTTCTTCTCCTGAGCAGATTTATGATACTGGTCCATCTGCGGAACCCTCTTCTTCACCAACCTATTCACCCAACTTAGATCATTCCATAGCACCATGTCCTAACTATTGTGCTTCCGCACCATCTGATGCAAGCCAGCCTCTTCTACCAACTCCACAAAATCTGCCTTCATATTCTTTACCTCCAACCGGTGATTCACCTAAATCCTCTGTACCTCATGGCAGCCCTGACAGGGGTCCTTCTGATCCACTGATTCCATCTCCAAGTTCTTGTTCTGATCAAATGCCTCCTAGTGTATCACCTCTAGGAGGTTCAACGCATCGGGCCCCACCAAGTCTTTCTCCATTGCCGGGCTTCACATATGATTATCAAGGTCTGGAGAAAGCAAGTAGGAAAGATTTGGTGCTCCTGGAACATGTTGCGTCGTCTTCGGCATCGTTTTGGTCAT CAGGCCCTTGGAGGATTCAATGGTTCAACTCAATTGGAATCCCCATGTTTCTTCTCCTCATTTGGATATCTTAG
- the LOC105172563 gene encoding transmembrane emp24 domain-containing protein p24delta4 isoform X2 — MSSFWGIMPSFPMLRISIPSQLFPPSHYAGHGDLTVNIDWKTGIAAKDWESVARKEKLEGVELELAKLEEAVEAIHDNLLYLKDREAEMRTLSEETNAQVAWFSIMSLGICILVSTAQLLHLKRYFQKKKLI; from the exons ATGTCGTCGTTTTGGGGGATTATGCCGTCATTTCCGATGCTGAGGATCTCAATTCCCTCCCAGTTATTTCCACCAAG CCATTATGCAGGACATGGGGATTTAACAGTTAACATCGATTGGAAGACGGGTATTGCAGCAAAGGATTGGGAATCAGTTGCTAGAAAAGAGAAACTTGAG GGTGTTGAGCTTGAGTTAGCGAAGCTTGAAGAAGCGGTGGAGGCCATACATGACAATCTTCTGTATCTTAAGGACAG AGAAGCAGAGATGCGCACTCTGAGTGAAGAAACAAATGCTCAGGTTGCTTGGTTCAGTATTATGTCATTGGGAATCTGCATTCTAGTTTCAACAGCCCAGTTATTGCACTTAAAGAGATACTTCCAGAAGAAGAAGCTGATTTAG
- the LOC105172566 gene encoding uncharacterized protein LOC105172566 isoform X2 — protein sequence MNGLTGQKMQKIFKALIPESVYNDPRNLVEYCCFRFLSRNNAEVHPSLKEPAFQRLIFITMLAWENPYRKRNDNQAKLLERNTFQGKLVGEEAFVRIAPAVSGVADCPTAHNLFRALAGDDKGISFSIWSTYINELLKVHEGRKSYQSQEFPQVSKEKVLCLGSSRKQPVIKWEKNMAWPGKLTLTDRALYFEAVGLVGEKDTVRLDLTRNDSRVEKTKVGPLGSNLFDSAIAVSSGPESESLVLEFVDLGGEMRRDVWYAFINEVISLYKFIREYGPKDGDQSVFDIYGAQRGKNRAVTHAVNAIARLQALQFMKRTLEEPTKLVQFSYLQNAPYGDVVLQTLAVNFWGGPIIKKLTDSDDETDSDVRSTGEIPESSNHVFDIDGSVYLRKWMRSPSWGSNASLAFWRNTSVRQGVVLSKNLVVADMTLVEKAAMTCRDKYKVAEKTQATIDAAMIEGIPSNIDLFKELVLPLTLTARNFERLRRWDDPLVTASFLALVYTLIFRNLLSYTFPVTLMILSAGMLVLKGLKEQGRLGRFFGKVTIYDQPPSNTIQKILALKEAMREVEKYLQNVNVVLLKIRSILLAGHPQVTTEIALVLLLGSTILLLVPFKYILAFVIFDLFTRELEFRRQMVIAFMSFLKEQWEAVPAAPVVVLPFEDKESATEQKTQVEKVKPERTQSRS from the exons ATGAATGGATTAACTGGGcagaaaatgcagaaaatattCAAAGCGCTCATTCCTGAATCTGTTTATAACGATCCACGCAATTTGGTTGAGTATTGCTGCTTCAGGTTTTTGTCAAGGAATAATGCTGAAGTTCATCCTAGCCTCAAG GAACCTGCGTTTCAaagactaatttttataactatgCTTGCATGGGAGAATCCTTACAGAAAAAGGAATGACAACCAGGCTAAATTGCTGGAGAGGAATACTTTCCAG GGGAAACTTGTGGGAGAAGAGGCATTTGTTCGCATTGCTCCTGCTGTTTCTGGTGTGGCTGATTGCCCAACTGCACATAATCTTTTCAGAGCTCTTGCTGGTGATGACAAGGGCATCTCTTTCAGCATATGGTCAACATATATCAATGAACTTCTCAA AGTGCATGAAGGTCGAAAATCATATCAATCTCAGGAGTTTCCCCAGGTTTCTAAGGAAAAAGTCCTCTGCCTTGGTTCTAGCCGAAAGCAGCCTGTAATAAAATGGGAAAAGAACATGGCATGGCCAGGGAAGCTCACGTTGACTGACAGGGCACTTTACTTTGAG GCAGTTGGCTTGGTGGGAGAGAAGGATACTGTAAGGTTGGATCTTACGCGTAATGACTCAAGAGTAGAGAAAACTAAGGTTGGACCTTTAGGATCAAATCTTTTTGACTCTGCTATTGCTGTCAGTTCTGGTCCGGA GTCTGAATCATTGGTGCTTGAATTTGTTGACTTGGGAGGTGAAATGAGAAGGGATGTGTGGTATGCATTCATCAATGAAGTTATttctttatacaaatttatacgCGAATATGGACCCAAGGATGGTGATCAATCAGTGTTTGATATATATGGTGCTCAAAGAGGGAAGAATAGAGCAGTTACTCATGCTGTAAATGCTATAGCTAGACTTCAGGCTCTCCAGTTTATGAAGAGGACCTTAGAGGAGCCTACTAAATTGGTTCAGTTTTCCTACTTGCAAAATGCACCATATGGGGATGTCGTTCTTCAAACTCTTGCTGTTAACTTCTGGGGTGGACCCATAATCAAGAAATTGACGGATAGTGACGACGAAACTGATTCAGATGTCAGATCCACTGGTGAGATCCCCGAGAGTAGCAATCACGTTTTTGACATAGATGGAAGTGTCTACTTGCGGAAATGGATGAGATCGCCATCATGGGGTTCCAATGCTTCATTGGCTTTTTGGCGGAACACGTCAGTGAGGCAGGGAGTTGTTCTTAGCAAAAACCTTGTTGTAGCTGACATGACATTGGTGGAAAAGGCAGCAATGACATGCAGAGACAAATACAAGGTAGCTGAGAAAACACAAGCCACCATTGATGCCGCTATGATTGAAGGAATTCCCAGCAACATCGACCTTTTTAAG GAACTTGTACTTCCATTAACTCTCACTGCCAGAAATTTCGAAAGACTGAGGCGGTGGGATGATCCTCTTGTAACGGCATCTTTTCTTGCCCTTGTATATACACTTATTTTCAg AAATTTGCTGTCGTATACATTTCCGGTGACTTTGATGATCTTGTCGGCCGGCATGTTAGTACTGAAGGGGCTCAAGGAGCAAGGTCGCCTTGGAAGATTTTTCGGAAAAGTTACAATATATGATCAGCCCCCATCAAATACAATCCAGAAAATTCTTGCTCTGAAGGAGGCCATGCGTGAAGTAGAGAAGTATCTCCAGAATGTTAATGTTGTGCTGCTTAAGATACGTTCCATCCTTCTTGCAGGACACCCTCAg GTAACAACAGAGATTGCTCTGGTGCTGCTGCTTGGTTCAactattcttcttcttgttccgTTCAAGTACATTCTTGCATTTGTGATATTTGATCTCTTCACAAGGGAACTTGAGTTCCGAAGGCAAATGGTAATAGCATTCATGAGCTTTCTGAAAGAGCAGTGGGAAGCCGTGCCTGCAGCTCCCGTTGTTGTGCTGCCATTTGAGGACAAGGAGTCTGCCACTGAGCAAAAGACGCAAGTTGAGAAAGTAAAACCAGAAAGAACTCAAAGCCGTAGTTAG
- the LOC105172565 gene encoding uncharacterized protein LOC105172565 isoform X1, translating to MGKVGNRRLPVVQQQASRTFLCRRCSVAVYSLISFKCAVVLTLSIAAFLSALFWVLPVRYRQAGFDAKDSIKLRATVQAYFRLQKPVSKLVPYIARLEYDLNGEIGVPSAKVAIMSMHQEGKSNWTDVVLGFLPDPINSTINLVSLSLLKSSLIDLFLQQYNLTLNSSLFGDPSSFEIFRVAGGITIIPEGAALILQAPQVLFNFTLSSSIYEIKENLLELKRQLKFGLHLMPNEVVYIQLTNKHGSTIDCPVTVQASVVSDLAILSLERLRQLARVITGHAENLGLDHSVFGKVKEISLSSLLNHSLHAPTPTPSLSPSWCSSPEQIYDTGPSAEPSSSPTYSPNLDHSIAPCPNYCASAPSDASQPLLPTPQNLPSYSLPPTGDSPKSSVPHGSPDRGPSDPLIPSPSSCSDQMPPSVSPLGGSTHRAPPSLSPLPGFTYDYQGLEKASRKDLVLLEHVASSSASFWSLQSTFQASDQLTYYALCSRPLEDSMVQLNWNPHVSSPHLDILDITCIQSTLNSVSGVFWLLSVLLTETEADKTIPKLYME from the exons ATGGGAAAAGTCGGTAATCGGCGATTGCCAGTGGTGCAGCAGCAGGCTTCTAGAACCTTCCTCTGCCGGAGATGTTCGGTGGCTGTTTACAGTCTCATCAGCTTCAAGTGTGCCGTCGTTTTGACGCTAAGTATCGCCGCTTTTCTTTCTGCTTTGTTTTGGGTTCTTCCTGTTCGGTATAGGCAAGCTGGATTTGATGCTAAGGACTCCATCAAGCTTAGGG CAACTGTTCAAGCATACTTCAGGCTTCAGAAACCAGTTTCAAAGCTTGTACCATACATTGCAAGATTAGAATATGACCTCAATGGAGAGATAGGTGTTCCTTCTGCGAAG GTTGCTATCATGTCGATGCATCAAGAAGGCAAATCCAACTGGACTGATGTGGTGTTAGGCTTCCTTCCTGATCCAATTAATAGTACAATAAATCTAGTTTCCTTAAGTCTGCTGAAGTCATCCTTGATAGATCTTTTTCTTCAACAATACAATTTGACATTGAATTCCTCCCTTTTTGGAGACCCCTCTTCATTTGAGATTTTCAGAGTTGCTGGTGGGATCACCATAATACCTGAGGGAGCTGCGTTGATCTTGCAGGCACCTCAGGTTCTCTTCAATTTCACTCTCAGCAGctcaatttatgaaataaaggAAAATCTTCTGGAGCTGAAAAGGCAGCTAAAATTCGGATTGCATCTAATGCCGAATGAG GTGGTGTACATACAGTTAACAAACAAGCATGGGTCGACAATTGATTGCCCAGTTACAGTTCAAGCTTCAGTTGTATCTGATCTAGCAATCCTATCACTGGAGAGATTGAGACAACTAGCTCGAGTAATTACTGGCCACGCAGAAAATCTTGGCCTTGACCATTCTGTATTTGGAAAAGTTAAGGAAATTAGCTTGTCTTCACTTCTAAATCATTCACTTCATGCACCAACTCCAACTCCTTCTCTGTCTCCATCCTGGTGTTCTTCTCCTGAGCAGATTTATGATACTGGTCCATCTGCGGAACCCTCTTCTTCACCAACCTATTCACCCAACTTAGATCATTCCATAGCACCATGTCCTAACTATTGTGCTTCCGCACCATCTGATGCAAGCCAGCCTCTTCTACCAACTCCACAAAATCTGCCTTCATATTCTTTACCTCCAACCGGTGATTCACCTAAATCCTCTGTACCTCATGGCAGCCCTGACAGGGGTCCTTCTGATCCACTGATTCCATCTCCAAGTTCTTGTTCTGATCAAATGCCTCCTAGTGTATCACCTCTAGGAGGTTCAACGCATCGGGCCCCACCAAGTCTTTCTCCATTGCCGGGCTTCACATATGATTATCAAGGTCTGGAGAAAGCAAGTAGGAAAGATTTGGTGCTCCTGGAACATGTTGCGTCGTCTTCGGCATCGTTTTGGTCAT TACAGTCTACATTTCAGGCATCTGATCAGCTAACATATTATGCACTTTGCAGCAGGCCCTTGGAGGATTCAATGGTTCAACTCAATTGGAATCCCCATGTTTCTTCTCCTCATTTGGATATCTTAGACATTACCTGCATTCAGAGCACTCTGAATAGTGTTTCTGGTGTTTTTTGGCTGCTTTCAGTTTTGCTCACTGAGACAGAAGCAGATAAAACAATCCCGAAACTGTACATGGAGTAG
- the LOC105172566 gene encoding uncharacterized protein LOC105172566 isoform X3, whose protein sequence is MLKFILASRKRNDNQAKLLERNTFQGKLVGEEAFVRIAPAVSGVADCPTAHNLFRALAGDDKGISFSIWSTYINELLKVHEGRKSYQSQEFPQVSKEKVLCLGSSRKQPVIKWEKNMAWPGKLTLTDRALYFEAVGLVGEKDTVRLDLTRNDSRVEKTKVGPLGSNLFDSAIAVSSGPESESLVLEFVDLGGEMRRDVWYAFINEVISLYKFIREYGPKDGDQSVFDIYGAQRGKNRAVTHAVNAIARLQALQFMKRTLEEPTKLVQFSYLQNAPYGDVVLQTLAVNFWGGPIIKKLTDSDDETDSDVRSTGEIPESSNHVFDIDGSVYLRKWMRSPSWGSNASLAFWRNTSVRQGVVLSKNLVVADMTLVEKAAMTCRDKYKVAEKTQATIDAAMIEGIPSNIDLFKELVLPLTLTARNFERLRRWDDPLVTASFLALVYTLIFRNLLSYTFPVTLMILSAGMLVLKGLKEQGRLGRFFGKVTIYDQPPSNTIQKILALKEAMREVEKYLQNVNVVLLKIRSILLAGHPQVTTEIALVLLLGSTILLLVPFKYILAFVIFDLFTRELEFRRQMVIAFMSFLKEQWEAVPAAPVVVLPFEDKESATEQKTQVEKVKPERTQSRS, encoded by the exons ATGCTGAAGTTCATCCTAGCCTCAAG AAAAAGGAATGACAACCAGGCTAAATTGCTGGAGAGGAATACTTTCCAG GGGAAACTTGTGGGAGAAGAGGCATTTGTTCGCATTGCTCCTGCTGTTTCTGGTGTGGCTGATTGCCCAACTGCACATAATCTTTTCAGAGCTCTTGCTGGTGATGACAAGGGCATCTCTTTCAGCATATGGTCAACATATATCAATGAACTTCTCAA AGTGCATGAAGGTCGAAAATCATATCAATCTCAGGAGTTTCCCCAGGTTTCTAAGGAAAAAGTCCTCTGCCTTGGTTCTAGCCGAAAGCAGCCTGTAATAAAATGGGAAAAGAACATGGCATGGCCAGGGAAGCTCACGTTGACTGACAGGGCACTTTACTTTGAG GCAGTTGGCTTGGTGGGAGAGAAGGATACTGTAAGGTTGGATCTTACGCGTAATGACTCAAGAGTAGAGAAAACTAAGGTTGGACCTTTAGGATCAAATCTTTTTGACTCTGCTATTGCTGTCAGTTCTGGTCCGGA GTCTGAATCATTGGTGCTTGAATTTGTTGACTTGGGAGGTGAAATGAGAAGGGATGTGTGGTATGCATTCATCAATGAAGTTATttctttatacaaatttatacgCGAATATGGACCCAAGGATGGTGATCAATCAGTGTTTGATATATATGGTGCTCAAAGAGGGAAGAATAGAGCAGTTACTCATGCTGTAAATGCTATAGCTAGACTTCAGGCTCTCCAGTTTATGAAGAGGACCTTAGAGGAGCCTACTAAATTGGTTCAGTTTTCCTACTTGCAAAATGCACCATATGGGGATGTCGTTCTTCAAACTCTTGCTGTTAACTTCTGGGGTGGACCCATAATCAAGAAATTGACGGATAGTGACGACGAAACTGATTCAGATGTCAGATCCACTGGTGAGATCCCCGAGAGTAGCAATCACGTTTTTGACATAGATGGAAGTGTCTACTTGCGGAAATGGATGAGATCGCCATCATGGGGTTCCAATGCTTCATTGGCTTTTTGGCGGAACACGTCAGTGAGGCAGGGAGTTGTTCTTAGCAAAAACCTTGTTGTAGCTGACATGACATTGGTGGAAAAGGCAGCAATGACATGCAGAGACAAATACAAGGTAGCTGAGAAAACACAAGCCACCATTGATGCCGCTATGATTGAAGGAATTCCCAGCAACATCGACCTTTTTAAG GAACTTGTACTTCCATTAACTCTCACTGCCAGAAATTTCGAAAGACTGAGGCGGTGGGATGATCCTCTTGTAACGGCATCTTTTCTTGCCCTTGTATATACACTTATTTTCAg AAATTTGCTGTCGTATACATTTCCGGTGACTTTGATGATCTTGTCGGCCGGCATGTTAGTACTGAAGGGGCTCAAGGAGCAAGGTCGCCTTGGAAGATTTTTCGGAAAAGTTACAATATATGATCAGCCCCCATCAAATACAATCCAGAAAATTCTTGCTCTGAAGGAGGCCATGCGTGAAGTAGAGAAGTATCTCCAGAATGTTAATGTTGTGCTGCTTAAGATACGTTCCATCCTTCTTGCAGGACACCCTCAg GTAACAACAGAGATTGCTCTGGTGCTGCTGCTTGGTTCAactattcttcttcttgttccgTTCAAGTACATTCTTGCATTTGTGATATTTGATCTCTTCACAAGGGAACTTGAGTTCCGAAGGCAAATGGTAATAGCATTCATGAGCTTTCTGAAAGAGCAGTGGGAAGCCGTGCCTGCAGCTCCCGTTGTTGTGCTGCCATTTGAGGACAAGGAGTCTGCCACTGAGCAAAAGACGCAAGTTGAGAAAGTAAAACCAGAAAGAACTCAAAGCCGTAGTTAG
- the LOC105172563 gene encoding transmembrane emp24 domain-containing protein p24delta3 isoform X1 has translation MRAGANVLPVLLLILLRRSGAVWLTLPASGTKCVSEEIHNNVVVLGDYAVISDAEDLNSLPVISTKVTSPFGNTLYHKENVTYGQFSFTTSEAGNYLACFWLDSHYAGHGDLTVNIDWKTGIAAKDWESVARKEKLEGVELELAKLEEAVEAIHDNLLYLKDREAEMRTLSEETNAQVAWFSIMSLGICILVSTAQLLHLKRYFQKKKLI, from the exons ATGAGAGCGGGTGCTAACGTGCTCCCGGTGCTGCTGTTAATTTTGCTGCGGAGGAGCGGTGCCGTATGGTTAACTTTGCCGGCGAGTGGGACCAAATGCGTTTCGGAGGAAATTCATAACAATGTCGTCGTTTTGGGGGATTATGCCGTCATTTCCGATGCTGAGGATCTCAATTCCCTCCCAGTTATTTCCACCAAG GTCACTTCTCCATTTGGAAACACTCTCTATCACAAGGAAAATGTCACATATggtcaattttcatttaccaCAAGCGAGGCCGGAAATTATCTCGCTTGTTTCTGGCTTGATAGCCATTATGCAGGACATGGGGATTTAACAGTTAACATCGATTGGAAGACGGGTATTGCAGCAAAGGATTGGGAATCAGTTGCTAGAAAAGAGAAACTTGAG GGTGTTGAGCTTGAGTTAGCGAAGCTTGAAGAAGCGGTGGAGGCCATACATGACAATCTTCTGTATCTTAAGGACAG AGAAGCAGAGATGCGCACTCTGAGTGAAGAAACAAATGCTCAGGTTGCTTGGTTCAGTATTATGTCATTGGGAATCTGCATTCTAGTTTCAACAGCCCAGTTATTGCACTTAAAGAGATACTTCCAGAAGAAGAAGCTGATTTAG
- the LOC105172564 gene encoding F-box protein At1g10780 — MEALPDAIVQYILSLMSNARDVASCNCVSKRWKDSMPYLRSLFFPRNLFDNLTNGDTPDAVVWRMVSSVVKLEELVVYCPFSSSGLALWLSTVGPSLRNLELRLDNITEHETFTEIPSKLDCIRAAWNLESLRLWGVLMIYSPKWDVFHRLKNLEIVGARLEDHALLDALRACPNLTHLLLLGCEGLRSISIQNPHLEQCKLDFFGVGNCSLTITSSKLESLEVQGCSFIRVHETRWLRHLSIANNSGRVYMVDFGRLMALETLFIRGVQWSWDAISKMLQMASEVKELYMKVEFTGDSETLQPFPEIDFVDFFNSHPKLQTFDIHGAMFAALCQKNSLKNVDSKFLIPCLEKVVVTVRSPLNAEQKMSTLDSLMKYAKNLKKMTIKILQMKSSHSSADDFFEDICRFRYMNRKIVSIE; from the exons ATGGAGGCACTACCTGATGCTATAGTGCAATACATTTTATCCCTAATGAGTAATGCTAGGGATGTGGCGTCTTGCAATTGTGTCTCCAAGAGATGGAAGGACTCGATGCCTTATTTGCGGAGCCTATTTTTCCCTCGAAATCTCTTTGACAACCTTACCAACGGAGATACTCCTGATGCTGTTGTGTGGCGAATGGTTTCGTCGGTTGTTAAACTAGAGGAGCTTGTGGTTTATTGCCCATTTTCTAGTTCTGGGCTTGCGTTGTGGCTATCTACGGTGGGACCTTCGTTGAGGAACCTTGAGCTCCGCTTGGATAACATAACTGAGCACGAGACTTTCACTGAGATACCCTCAAAGTTGGATTGCATTAGGGCTGCGTGGAATTTGGAGTCCCTTAGACTCTGGGGTGTGTTAATGATTTATTCTCCCAAATGGGATGTTTTTCATAGGCtgaaaaatcttgaaataGTTGGCGCTAGGTTGGAGGATCATGCACTTTTAGATGCCCTTCGTGCTTGTCCTAATTTGACCCATCTCTTGCTTCTTGGGTGTGAAGGCCTAAGGTCTATTTCAATCCAGAATCCTCATCTTGAGCAGTGTAAGCTGGACTTTTTTGGTGTTGGCAACTGCTCGCTAACGATCACTTCGTCAAAGCTTGAATCACTTGAAGTCCAAGGTTGTAGTTTTATCAGGGTTCATGAAACTCGATGGTTAAGACATCTCTCCATTGCCAACAATTCAG GACGGGTTTATATGGTAGATTTTGGGAGACTTATGGCATTGGAAACATTGTTCATAAGAGGAGTACAATGGAGCTGGGATGCTATAAGCAAAATGCTTCAAATGGCCAGTGAAGTTAAGGAACTCTACATGAAGGTGGAATTCACTGGGGATTCTGAAACCCTTCAACCCTTTCCAGAGATTGATTTTGTTGACTTCTTTAACAGCCACCCCAAGCTGCAAACTTTCGACATTCACGGTGCAATGTTTGCTGCTCTTTGTCAGAAGAACAGCCTGAAAAAT GTGGACTCAAAGTTTCTGATTCCCTGCCTTGAGAAGGTTGTTGTCACAGTAAGATCACCGCTAAATGCAGAACAGAAGATGAGTACATTAGATTCGTTGATGAAGTACgcaaagaatttgaaaaagatgaCAATAAAGATTCTTCAGATGAAGAGCAGCCACAGCAGTGCAGATGATTTCTTTGAGGACATTTGCAGGTTTAGGTACATGAATCGCAAGATTGTTTCAatagaatag